The genomic window GCCAGGGCCGGGGTCGAACCGGCGACCTTCCGCTTTTCAGGCCAAGCCGAGGCGTCTGGATGCCCTGTTTTGAGCGGTTCTGACGTCCGTGGAAGTGCGGCTGCGGACGTCATCGCGCACGGCGGTTGGCGTCAGTGCTGGCGTCAACCGGATTCACGGGATGGGACCCTGCTCACCAGCCGAGTGTGCGCAGCTGCCGGTTGGTCTCGCGCAGGTCGAAGTGGGCCGGGTCGAAGTCGGCTGCTGAGTCGAGACCGATCCAGCGCAGCAGGTCCTCGTGCTCCGGGTGGGCGGGGTCGCGGAGGGTCTGCTTGAGGTCTTCGTACCCGCCCGGGCCGCCGCAGTCCTCGGGTGGGCAGGCCCCCGCTCCGTCCACGCAGGCGGGATAGTGGTGGCCCGCCTCGGCTGTCATCCGGTGTTCGACGGTGATGCGGTGATCCCACGAGTCGCCGAAGTCGTAGGTGTAATCGAGGTGTGCCCCCTCCTTGGCGACAGTGTCCAGGGCGACGGTGGTCTCGTCGACGAAGTCGAGCTCGGACGAACGGCGCCCGTAGTCGATGCCGTTCGCGCTGAACGCGTGCAGGTGGCAGTTCTGCCGGCCCATCGCCGCCTGGACGACCCGGTGCAGGTTGGCGAGGCGGATACCGGCCGGCACCTGGACGCGGCGCCACACCGCAGGCTGATCCACATCGGCGAGTTGGATGCGGAGCTGGTAGACCGGGTCGCCAGGGCGTGGCTCCCCGCGCAGCCGGGCCAGGGCTTTACGGCCGTCCGAGGTGAGCGTGACGGACTTGCCGGTCTGCTGGGTGGCCCCGCGGCCCTTGAACGTGGCGAGGAGGCGGTCCACGTCGCGGTCGTTGCTCTGACGCAGGAGGCGAAGGCGATCCTCGGGAAGGTCGTCGAGGACGAAGAACCCGGACAGTGTCTCCCACACCGCAGTCCGCAGCTTCTGCTCCGGCGCCGGAAGGTCCGTGGCGTAGAGGCTCGTCAGCACCGCCCGCAGCCCGGCAGGGTACTCCTCCGCGAGCATGGAGCCGAGCCACCCGGAGGGGAGTACCGCCTCGCCGACGCGCGGCAGGGCTTCGAACAGCGCGTCGAGGACGCGCTCGGGATCCTCCAGTACGCGCGCGTTCTTCTTGACGGGCACCAGGCGGCCGGCGGTGACCCGCAGCAGCCGGGCTGCCTTGGCCCATTCGACCAGCAGGTTCAGGTGGTACAGCTCCTGGCTGGACTTGGTCTTGAAGGTCCTGTCACCGATGGCCGGGTCGATGGTGTCGCCGGTCTCCAGGAGTGTGACCAGGGTCCGCGCGTCCGCAAGGGTGACCTTGCCTGTCTGGGTGAGCTTGCGTCCCGCGCCGATCCAGCTGACGAGACCTCGGACCTGCTCGACGGTGCCTGGCTGCTCGGGTTCCATCGCCGCTTCCTGCCTGCTCCGGGCTTGACGGATTCCATCAAGGAGGATCGGCATTCCCGCTAGGGTCGCAGCGATGAGCGAGTACCAGTACTACGAGTTCCTGGCGATCGACCGACCGCTGACCAGCGACGAACAGGAGCAGCTGCGGTCGCTGTCCACCCGGGCCCGGATCACCGCGACCAGCTTCACCAACGAATATCAGTGGGGCAATTTCCGGGGCGACCCTCGACGGATGGTGGAGCAGTACTACGACGCCCACCTCTACCTGACCAACTGGGGCACCCGTCAGGTGATCCTGCGCCTGCCCAAGGGGCAGCTCCCGCTGCGGGCGCTGGAGCCGTACTGCTTCGACGAGTGCGTCGAGGCATGGATGACCAAGACCCACCTCGTCCTGGACCTGCGCAGCGAGGACGAGAGCGGGGACTGGGACGAGGGGGCCGAGGACTCGCTCGGTGCCATCGCCGGGGTGCGGGCTGAGCTGGCCGCCGGTGATCACCGCGCCCTGTACCTCGCATGGCTGTCCGCCATCGGCGCCTGGGCACTCCAGGAGGACGATGAGGAGGTCTACCGGGAAGCGGTCGAGCCCCCGGTCCCGGCCGGGCTCGACCGGCTCACCGCACCGCAGCGGGCGCTCGCGGACTTCCTGCGCGTTGATGCCGACCTGCTGGCGGTCGCCGCCCAGGCCAGCCCGCCCGCTGCCGGGCCTCCGAAGCGGCCCGGGAAGAAGGAGCTGGAACCGCTGATCGCCGCACTCCCCGACAAGGAGAAGAACGACCTCCTGCTGCGCCTGGCCCTGGGCGGTGAGCCTCAGCTGGGAGCCGAGCTCCTGCGCCGCCTGCGCGGCGAACCGCCCGTCGCGACCGCGCCGGGGCAGCGATCCGCAGCCGAACTGCTGGACGCAGCGCACGCGCGGGCCGCCGGGCGCCGACAGCGCGCCGAGCGGGTTCGAGACGAGGCGCGGGCAAAGAAGCTGACCGCCCTGGCCGCCGACGAGGAGGCGATCTGGCGGGAGGTCGAGAACCACGTCGCCCGCAAGCAGGTGGCCCGCTACGACGCCGCGGTGGCCCTTCTGGTCGAGCTCCGCGACGCCTGTGATCATGTCGGGCGCGGCCTTCAGTGCCGGCAACGAGTGGCCGCGCTCCGCGAGAAGTACCGGCACCTGCCCGGCCTGTTGCGCCGGCTCGACGACCGGGCCTTGCGCGGCTGACGCCACCCGCACGCACGGGACGCTTGAAACCGAACCGACGGCCCATACCATCTGCGTGATATACAGTGGCGGGTATGGGCGAGCGCTACTCCATCGAGCTGGAAGCGGAGGTGCGTCTCTGGCTTGCGAGTCTCACCCCGCAGCACTATCGGCAGGTCGAGGAGAAGGCTGATCTCCTTGCCGAGTACCCGACCACGCTCGACGAACCGCACTCGCGGAACCTGGGTGATGGGGTGCGGGAACTGCGCCTCGGTCTGAGCGGGAACGCGGTGCGGATCAGCTACTGGCTGGCGCCTGGACGCCGCATCGTTCTGCTCACCGTCTTTCGCAAGACCCGAATGCGTGAGGAGGCGGAGGTCAAGCGGGCCAAGGCCGCCAAGCTGGCGTGCGAGACGGGGCACCCGGAAGCTCATGAGATCTACAGTCGCAACACGGCGGAGGAGGAACGGTGAACCACGCACGCTGGCAGCTGGCTCGGGACAAGCGCGCACTTCACAGGGAGATCGAGCCCCCCGCGATCATCGCCGAGCGAGAGCAGATTCGTCTGGCCATGGCACTCGGCCAGCTCGTCTACGACCGGCGTACCCAGCTGGGACTGAGCGAGGACGATCTGGCGGTTCGCCTCGGTAGCACCGCTGACGAGGTGGAACACATCGAGGTTGGTGGAGTCCTCCCGGTCACGTCCGACCTGCTTCTCCGGATTGCCGCGGCTCTGGAGGTGTCTGTGGACGTCCATCTGGCGACCTCGGGCACGGCAGTCAGCTTCGCCGCTCGCGCCGCATAGCCAGGAGGAAGCCGTGGACTATGGGCAGCAGTTGTCGGCCGCTCTGCGGGACAGGCGAAGGCAACTGGGGATCTCCCAGACCGAACTCGCCCGGCGGGCCGGCATGACGCAGCCTGGCATCTCCCGCGTGGAACTGGGGGACACGACCCCGACCCTTCCCCTTCTGGCGCGGCTCGCCGAGGCGTTGGAGGCAGACCTCGACATCCGGCTGGCCCCCCTGGACGGAAGGACGACGATGCGCTTCGTGCCCCATCGTCACGCCGACGCGGCGTGACGGCAGGGGTGGTGGCGCTGCGGCAAAGACGTGGAGGGTCTGACCGTCCGCTGTCCCGTTGGCGTCAAACGACGCGAAAATGCCCCCGAAGCGAGCTGCTTCGAGGGCATCATGGCTGGCCAAACTATGTGGCCAGGGCCGGGGTCGAACCGGCGACCTTCCGCTTTTCAGGCGGACGCTCGTACCAACTGAGCTACCTGGCCGTACTGCACCGTCCCTTGCGGGACGAGCGATCCTGACGGGACTTGAACCCGCGACCTCCACCTTGACAGGGTGGCGAGCTAACCAACTG from Kitasatospora sp. NBC_01250 includes these protein-coding regions:
- a CDS encoding plasmid pRiA4b ORF-3 family protein — translated: MEPEQPGTVEQVRGLVSWIGAGRKLTQTGKVTLADARTLVTLLETGDTIDPAIGDRTFKTKSSQELYHLNLLVEWAKAARLLRVTAGRLVPVKKNARVLEDPERVLDALFEALPRVGEAVLPSGWLGSMLAEEYPAGLRAVLTSLYATDLPAPEQKLRTAVWETLSGFFVLDDLPEDRLRLLRQSNDRDVDRLLATFKGRGATQQTGKSVTLTSDGRKALARLRGEPRPGDPVYQLRIQLADVDQPAVWRRVQVPAGIRLANLHRVVQAAMGRQNCHLHAFSANGIDYGRRSSELDFVDETTVALDTVAKEGAHLDYTYDFGDSWDHRITVEHRMTAEAGHHYPACVDGAGACPPEDCGGPGGYEDLKQTLRDPAHPEHEDLLRWIGLDSAADFDPAHFDLRETNRQLRTLGW
- a CDS encoding type II toxin-antitoxin system RelE/ParE family toxin produces the protein MGERYSIELEAEVRLWLASLTPQHYRQVEEKADLLAEYPTTLDEPHSRNLGDGVRELRLGLSGNAVRISYWLAPGRRIVLLTVFRKTRMREEAEVKRAKAAKLACETGHPEAHEIYSRNTAEEER
- a CDS encoding helix-turn-helix domain-containing protein, which translates into the protein MNHARWQLARDKRALHREIEPPAIIAEREQIRLAMALGQLVYDRRTQLGLSEDDLAVRLGSTADEVEHIEVGGVLPVTSDLLLRIAAALEVSVDVHLATSGTAVSFAARAA
- a CDS encoding helix-turn-helix domain-containing protein, whose product is MDYGQQLSAALRDRRRQLGISQTELARRAGMTQPGISRVELGDTTPTLPLLARLAEALEADLDIRLAPLDGRTTMRFVPHRHADAA